From Polynucleobacter sp. AP-Sving-400A-A2:
GAACTTTTAAATCTATATGCCGCTAGAGCTATACGCAAAGGCCACGCTTTTGAATTCTCAGCCCATGATTACGCTGCGTTTGCAGAAAGCTTTGGCTTTGAAGAAACACCCGATCAAGCTAATGCCATTGCGGCAGTTATTGGGGATATGACCAGTGGTACACCTATGGATAGACTGGTGTGTGGTGATGTAGGCTTTGGTAAAACAGAGGTCGCCCTACGCGCTAGTTTTGTTGCGGTCATGGGCGGTAAACAAGTGGCCATCCTGGCTCCAACCACTCTACTCGCTGAACAACATGTCGCAACCTGGAAGGATCGCTTTGCCGATTGGCCTGTGCGCGTCGTCGAGCTCTCCCGCTTCAGAACCACCAAAGAAATTAATGCCGCCTTAGAAGCCATTGGTAAAGGCGAAGCTGACATCATCATCGGAACTCACAAGCTACTATCTAAAGAAACTCAGTTTGCTAATTTAGGCTTAGTGATTGTGGATGAGGAGCATCGCTTTGGTGTGCGGCAAAAAGATGCACTTAAAGCATTACGTGCTGAAGTAGATATCCTGACTTTAACCGCCACTCCTATTCCACGAACGCTTGGCATGGCGATGGAAGGTTTGCGGGAGTTCTCAGTCATCGCAACTGCTCCACAGAAGCGCTTGGCAATCAAAACCTTTGTGCGACGAGAAGGTGATGGCGTGATTCGTGAAGCAGTCCTTCGAGAAATTAAACGTGGTGGACAGGTCTACTTCTTGCATAACGAAGTCGAAACCATACAAAATCGTAAACACGCATTACAAGAGCTCATTCCAGAAGCAAGCATCAGCGTAGCGCACGGTCAAATGCACGAACGTGAGCTGGAATCAGTTATGCGTGATTTTGTAACCCAACGCACGAATATCTTGTTGTGCACTACCATTATTGAAACTGGTATTGACGTACCGACTGCCAACACCATCATCATTCATCGTGCTGATAAGTTTGGCTTGGCACAGCTACATCAATTACGTGGACGTGTTGGACGATCCCACCATCAAGCTTATGCTTATTTACTGGTGCCAGATCCTGAGGCACTCAGTAAGCAAGCACAACTACGTTTAAATGCTATTCAAGCCATGGAAGAGCTCGGCTCTGGTTTCTATTTGGCGATGCACGATTTAGAGATCCGTGGTGCTGGTGAAGTCTTAGGAGATAAGCAGTCCGGTGAAATTCATGAGATTGGATTCCAGCTTTATACCGAGATGCTTAACCGCGCAGTCAAATCACTGCGCAGCGGTAAAGAGCCAGATCTCTTGTCTCCACTCCAAGCGACAACCGATGTCAACTTAGGCGTGCCAGCCCTCTTTCCCAATGACTATTGCCCAGATGTCCACGAACGACTTTCTATGTATAAGCGCTTTGCTGGTACGAACGACTTTTCTGAACTCATGGGATTACGCGAGGAACTAGTGGATCGCTATGGTGATTTGCCTGACCAGGCTAAATCACTTTATGAAACCCATCGCTTACGCCTAGAGATGGCTAGCTTTGGAATTAAGAAGATTGATGCAAGCCCATTATCGATACAGATTCAGTTTATCCCCAATCCACCAATTGACCCGATGAAGATTATTCAACTGATCCAATCATCAAAATACATACAGCTGAACGGCCAAGATAAATTAAAAATTCTTCCCCAGAAAGAGAAGGATTTTGAGAAACTAGAGCAACGTTTGGAGCAAATTCGGAAAATTCTCAGGAGTCTGAATTCATCTGCCATGCTTAGTACTGCTCAAGCCAATTAATTATTATTTACCCACCCTTTATGTCCAGTCACCTCACACTTGTCGCCCTTGCTAATACTGTGATCCCTGCAGAATTAAATACCGCATTCATTGAGCATGCAAAAGTCTTAGGTATTTCAATTACCAAGGAAAGTGCAGAACGTGTGCACCCTAATTACTTCACCGCCCGCTGGACTTGCGCTCAAGCTTTAACACCGGAAGCTAGGGTTGCTATGCGCAATATTGCTGGTGAGCATGATGTAGATTTAGCCTTTCTATCATCAGGATTTAAGCCAGATGAAGTGAGGGTGCTAGCAATGGATATGGACTCTACTCTCATCAATATTGAATGTATTGATGAGATTGCCGACTTTACTGGTAAGAAAGCGGCTGTTTCAGAAATCACTGAGGCCACTATGCGTGGTGAAATTAAAGACTTTAAAGAAAGCTTGCGCAGGCGCGTAGCCCTCTTAGCCGGCGTATCTGCCGATGTACTCGACTCGGTCTACAAAGAGCGTTTACGCCCTAATCCTGGCGCTGCTCAATTAATGGCCGGAGCAAATGCTCGGGGACTATACACGATGCTGGTTTCAGGCGGCTTTACCTTCTTTACTGAAAAGCTACAGCAAGAGTTAGGCCTCAAACAAACCCAAGCCAACACTTTAGAAAT
This genomic window contains:
- the mfd gene encoding transcription-repair coupling factor; its protein translation is MSDALKLAPPIPAPRAGQRFTFSGLVGSSDAALIAQSALRYRSEFSVMVIFCAQAQEAQRLLEEIPAFAPQLKTRLLPDWEILPYDHFSPHQDLVSERLATLYELLNGSCDIVLLPITTALQRLGPPNFLSGHTFFFRQGDKLNEVALKLQLQQAGYDPVSSVMRPGEYSIRGGLIDLFPMGSSLPYRLDLFGDEIEQIRAFDPDTQRSLYPVKEVRLLPGHEFPFDDASRTAFRGRWREVFEGDPTRCAIYKDANLGIPSAGIESYLPLFFEESSTVFDYFPRSGDPVWAVSIGDVEESIKGFWKDTVSRYEFLKHDLDRPILPPAELFLDADQFFTAAKPNARLALNKEVGKDSKESPQFLAVPDLSVHRRDSDPINRLRTLVSQEKVRVLICSDSNGRKESIRQLFEESNSVAGQHGKPLYPLKPEGFEGVSDFIKSDALFGLVTAQLFNGFTWPAENLIIVTEAELFTATARQRRKGKESQSADPDMLFKDLSELKIGDPIVHSDHGIGRYQGLVLLNLAPPKEEPIFEEFLHLVYAKDATLYVPVQQLQMVTRYAGSDPDSAPLHQLGSGQWDKARRKAAQQIRDTAAELLNLYAARAIRKGHAFEFSAHDYAAFAESFGFEETPDQANAIAAVIGDMTSGTPMDRLVCGDVGFGKTEVALRASFVAVMGGKQVAILAPTTLLAEQHVATWKDRFADWPVRVVELSRFRTTKEINAALEAIGKGEADIIIGTHKLLSKETQFANLGLVIVDEEHRFGVRQKDALKALRAEVDILTLTATPIPRTLGMAMEGLREFSVIATAPQKRLAIKTFVRREGDGVIREAVLREIKRGGQVYFLHNEVETIQNRKHALQELIPEASISVAHGQMHERELESVMRDFVTQRTNILLCTTIIETGIDVPTANTIIIHRADKFGLAQLHQLRGRVGRSHHQAYAYLLVPDPEALSKQAQLRLNAIQAMEELGSGFYLAMHDLEIRGAGEVLGDKQSGEIHEIGFQLYTEMLNRAVKSLRSGKEPDLLSPLQATTDVNLGVPALFPNDYCPDVHERLSMYKRFAGTNDFSELMGLREELVDRYGDLPDQAKSLYETHRLRLEMASFGIKKIDASPLSIQIQFIPNPPIDPMKIIQLIQSSKYIQLNGQDKLKILPQKEKDFEKLEQRLEQIRKILRSLNSSAMLSTAQAN
- the serB gene encoding phosphoserine phosphatase SerB — translated: MSSHLTLVALANTVIPAELNTAFIEHAKVLGISITKESAERVHPNYFTARWTCAQALTPEARVAMRNIAGEHDVDLAFLSSGFKPDEVRVLAMDMDSTLINIECIDEIADFTGKKAAVSEITEATMRGEIKDFKESLRRRVALLAGVSADVLDSVYKERLRPNPGAAQLMAGANARGLYTMLVSGGFTFFTEKLQQELGLKQTQANTLEIIDGKLTGKVIGDIVDGAAKNTYLEQACALLNCHKRNAITMGDGSNDLPMMHGSGISIAYRAKPIVKEKADAAFDRVGLDAALLLIA